A single window of Sporosarcina sp. Marseille-Q4943 DNA harbors:
- a CDS encoding DMT family transporter has protein sequence MWKLYTLLTITMLLWGINLPMLKYLLTFMHPVTMTALRILTAGITVFAILGALKLVRLPTRKEWTYIIGGAALNVVLHHYFLNMGLFRTTGTNASLILGTGPVLTAVCTALILRNYPTRVQWIGAAVGFIGISSVVLAGGDALSGLKLGDAFIFIAILVQVLSFLVIAKAARTLDPRLLTAYMLIVGSLLLFIISFIQEPGEFVKFTTVPPNFWAVFAASAILSTAVGHMLYNYSIAQIGPSKAAIFMNLNTLFALTSSALFLGEIITGRHLIGFLLIIIGVMLGSGAAEELWKKRKTIENDKGRGAA, from the coding sequence ATGTGGAAACTCTACACACTCCTCACCATCACCATGCTCCTCTGGGGCATCAACCTCCCCATGCTCAAATACCTGCTCACCTTCATGCACCCCGTCACCATGACCGCACTCCGCATCCTAACAGCAGGCATCACCGTATTCGCCATCTTGGGAGCCCTAAAACTCGTACGCCTCCCAACCAGAAAAGAATGGACATACATAATCGGCGGAGCCGCACTCAACGTCGTCCTCCACCACTACTTTCTCAACATGGGCCTCTTCCGCACAACCGGCACGAACGCCAGCCTCATCCTCGGAACCGGCCCAGTACTAACAGCAGTATGCACAGCACTCATCCTGCGCAACTACCCGACAAGAGTCCAATGGATCGGCGCAGCAGTCGGCTTCATCGGCATCAGCTCCGTCGTCCTCGCGGGCGGCGATGCACTATCCGGCCTCAAACTCGGAGACGCATTCATCTTCATCGCCATCCTTGTACAAGTCCTTTCGTTTTTGGTAATCGCTAAGGCGGCAAGGACGCTGGACCCAAGGCTTCTCACCGCGTACATGCTGATTGTCGGGAGCCTGTTACTGTTCATCATCAGCTTCATCCAAGAGCCCGGCGAATTCGTTAAATTCACAACCGTCCCACCAAACTTCTGGGCCGTCTTCGCCGCAAGTGCTATCTTAAGTACAGCCGTCGGACACATGCTCTACAACTACTCGATTGCACAGATCGGCCCATCGAAAGCCGCCATTTTCATGAACTTGAACACATTATTCGCCCTGACAAGCTCAGCCCTCTTCTTAGGAGAAATCATCACTGGCCGCCACCTAATCGGCTTCCTCTTGATCATCATCGGCGTCATGCTAGGATCAGGTGCTGCAGAGGAACTATGGAAGAAACGCAAAACCATTGAGAACGACAAGGGGAGAGGGGCAGCCTGA
- a CDS encoding iron chaperone, which produces MEAFAEFLAKIDNPEHRARTEEVLTWVKEKYPELSPVIKWNQPMFTDHGTYIIGFSVSKQHLAVSPEEAGVIHFSDQIVQAGYKHTKMLVQFPWNRPFDYELLEKMIDYNIADKAECTTFWR; this is translated from the coding sequence ATGGAAGCATTCGCAGAATTTCTAGCGAAAATTGATAACCCGGAACATCGCGCACGAACAGAAGAAGTGTTAACGTGGGTAAAAGAGAAATATCCCGAATTAAGCCCAGTAATCAAGTGGAATCAGCCGATGTTCACCGATCACGGTACATACATCATCGGCTTTAGCGTATCCAAACAGCATCTCGCTGTCTCACCCGAAGAAGCAGGAGTCATTCACTTCTCTGACCAAATCGTCCAAGCCGGTTACAAGCACACGAAAATGCTCGTCCAATTCCCATGGAACCGCCCGTTCGATTACGAATTACTCGAGAAAATGATCGATTACAACATTGCAGACAAAGCAGAATGCACAACCTTTTGGCGATAA
- a CDS encoding glycerophosphodiester phosphodiesterase family protein produces MSKQLLLETGVALSLLFNPFSQLAEEPTVGTRKQVDNVAHRGASGYAPENTIAAFDLAVDMKADYIEIDVQRSEDGELVLIHDTTVDRTTDGTGHVGDLSFEELRSLDAGSWFGEEFNGEPIPTFEEILDRYHGKIGVLIELKAPEIYPGIEEQVAEALIERNLDKPQNEKIIIQSFNFESMKKMNELLPRVPIGVLTSNRADTTLKALLEFSTYADWVNPSYGIVTEELVGQVHALGMNVGSWTVRSQEAADFLFEMGVDAIITDYPDYVDPRN; encoded by the coding sequence ATGAGCAAACAGTTACTATTAGAAACAGGAGTAGCCTTATCATTATTATTCAATCCGTTCAGTCAGCTCGCAGAAGAACCAACAGTTGGAACGAGAAAACAAGTTGATAATGTAGCGCACCGTGGTGCTTCCGGTTATGCACCTGAAAATACGATTGCTGCTTTCGATCTCGCAGTCGATATGAAAGCTGATTATATAGAAATCGATGTTCAACGAAGTGAAGATGGTGAATTGGTATTGATCCATGATACGACAGTGGATCGTACGACAGATGGAACGGGCCATGTCGGGGATTTGTCATTTGAAGAGTTGAGGAGTCTTGATGCGGGTAGTTGGTTTGGGGAAGAGTTTAATGGAGAGCCCATCCCGACATTTGAAGAGATTCTTGATCGTTACCATGGGAAGATTGGCGTTTTAATAGAGTTGAAGGCTCCGGAGATTTACCCAGGCATTGAAGAGCAAGTAGCGGAAGCATTAATAGAACGAAATCTAGATAAACCACAAAATGAAAAGATCATTATTCAATCGTTCAACTTTGAGTCGATGAAGAAAATGAATGAGCTTCTTCCCCGAGTTCCAATCGGTGTATTGACTTCTAACCGTGCTGACACAACATTGAAAGCTTTACTAGAGTTTTCAACGTATGCGGATTGGGTTAACCCGAGTTATGGAATTGTGACGGAGGAGTTGGTGGGCCAAGTGCACGCTTTAGGAATGAATGTCGGTTCATGGACGGTGCGTAGTCAGGAAGCGGCGGATTTTCTATTTGAAATGGGCGTGGACGCGATCATTACTGATTATCCGGATTATGTGGATCCTCGAAACTAG
- a CDS encoding nucleotide sugar dehydrogenase: MNNTMCVIGLGYIGLPTAVMFANSGLKVHGVDINEKAVNMIANKQLHIEENGLQERLDQAIDAGNLTVSTTPVEADVYIVAVPSPINPDNTANLEYIRQATASIVPFLKPGALVILESTVPPKTVENIMLPELRKSDLVLGENLFVAHSPERVIPGKIFEELVNNDRIVGGITPESAEKTKALYKTFVQGEIHLTDATTAELVKVMENTYRDVNIAFANELAKIAETIGVDIWEAIRFANFHPRVNIHTPGPGVGGHCIAVDPWFLVELNPENAKIIHKARLTNDAMPQFVAQKAQFLLDAKGITDGKVAVLGLAFKGDVDDMRESPSVSVIEALQERGIEVKSFDPHIKTLQHTTQQATLEEATQDADLIILTTDHTDFKQLSPNTLTTKQPKPFILDTKNALSRDKWEQAGFHYFKLGDGSPVGVMS, from the coding sequence ATGAACAACACTATGTGCGTCATCGGCCTCGGCTACATCGGCTTACCGACAGCTGTCATGTTCGCCAACAGCGGACTCAAAGTCCACGGCGTCGACATCAACGAAAAAGCAGTCAACATGATCGCCAACAAGCAACTACATATAGAAGAGAACGGACTCCAAGAACGACTTGACCAAGCAATTGACGCAGGAAACCTCACCGTTTCCACAACTCCAGTCGAAGCAGACGTCTACATCGTCGCCGTCCCGTCGCCGATCAACCCAGACAACACGGCAAACTTGGAATACATCCGCCAAGCGACAGCATCGATTGTGCCATTCCTAAAACCAGGCGCACTTGTCATCTTGGAGTCGACTGTCCCACCAAAAACAGTCGAAAACATCATGCTGCCAGAGCTTCGCAAATCGGATCTAGTACTCGGCGAAAATCTCTTCGTCGCACATTCGCCTGAACGCGTAATCCCAGGTAAGATTTTCGAAGAACTCGTCAACAATGACCGCATCGTTGGCGGTATCACACCAGAATCCGCTGAAAAAACGAAAGCGCTCTACAAAACATTTGTCCAAGGCGAAATCCACCTAACGGACGCAACAACAGCCGAACTCGTCAAAGTGATGGAGAACACATATCGTGACGTCAACATTGCATTTGCGAATGAACTCGCAAAAATCGCAGAAACAATCGGCGTAGATATATGGGAAGCGATTCGCTTTGCAAACTTCCACCCGCGCGTCAACATCCATACGCCGGGACCAGGAGTAGGCGGTCACTGCATCGCAGTAGACCCATGGTTCTTAGTTGAACTCAACCCGGAAAATGCGAAGATCATTCACAAAGCAAGACTTACAAACGACGCCATGCCGCAATTCGTCGCTCAAAAAGCGCAATTCCTGTTGGACGCGAAAGGCATCACGGACGGCAAAGTAGCTGTTCTCGGCCTCGCATTCAAAGGCGACGTCGACGACATGCGCGAAAGCCCATCCGTTAGTGTGATCGAAGCCTTGCAAGAGCGCGGCATCGAAGTGAAATCTTTCGACCCGCACATTAAAACATTGCAGCACACGACGCAACAAGCAACATTAGAAGAAGCAACACAAGACGCTGACCTGATCATCTTGACGACGGATCATACCGACTTCAAACAGCTCAGCCCGAACACACTCACAACAAAACAGCCGAAACCATTCATCCTCGACACGAAAAACGCACTCTCTCGAGATAAATGGGAACAAGCCGGATTCCATTACTTCAAACTCGGCGACGGCTCACCAGTAGGAGTCATGAGCTAA
- a CDS encoding S41 family peptidase, translated as MKKIQSILLAFMTIILLAPYASAQTALSAEAEAARVDDIKFFVENFYYGDIPENLHAMTTINEIIDSLDEYSRYMSADEYMNYVAAVGADDLALHNLTEPAVTSHMLYGNIGYMKITTFSANMDKAVTKHYTNLKNKGADKLIIDLRYNGGGYVESAEQLLGHFEGVKTAYEMKTREGTTTIKPVQSKLKFPKQTYVLVNRYSASASEIVAASLKDQNAAIIVGEKTKGKGTIQSFFEFEDGSALKLTIGEFTGPKKSKIHRTGISPTIASEHDQELSTIHARLLKDSLSQKSYKQVDKLQEVPTNKTFHLHFTQKMNLTGTNTSNKVELIKVGGVAVPISIKPNGTDMLDVTPLKQMQKGGSYFLVVHPGIANDTGRTTKQGIFTPITVK; from the coding sequence ATGAAAAAAATCCAATCCATCCTACTCGCATTCATGACTATCATCCTGCTCGCGCCTTACGCATCGGCCCAGACAGCACTATCCGCCGAAGCGGAAGCCGCACGTGTCGACGACATCAAATTCTTCGTCGAAAACTTCTATTATGGAGACATCCCGGAAAACCTTCATGCCATGACGACGATCAACGAAATCATAGATTCTCTCGACGAATACTCGCGTTACATGTCAGCCGACGAATACATGAACTACGTAGCAGCAGTCGGTGCCGACGACCTGGCCCTCCATAATTTAACGGAGCCCGCCGTCACATCCCACATGCTTTACGGCAACATCGGATATATGAAAATCACCACCTTCTCCGCCAATATGGATAAAGCCGTCACGAAGCATTACACAAACCTGAAGAACAAAGGTGCCGACAAACTCATTATTGACCTCCGCTATAACGGTGGCGGCTACGTTGAAAGCGCTGAACAGCTCCTCGGCCACTTCGAAGGCGTCAAAACAGCCTACGAAATGAAAACGAGAGAAGGCACGACAACCATAAAGCCCGTTCAATCGAAACTAAAATTCCCGAAACAAACCTATGTACTTGTCAACCGATACTCGGCATCCGCATCCGAAATCGTGGCGGCATCCCTCAAAGACCAGAACGCCGCTATCATCGTCGGCGAAAAGACTAAAGGGAAGGGCACCATCCAATCGTTCTTCGAATTTGAAGACGGATCGGCACTCAAACTGACAATCGGCGAATTCACTGGACCAAAGAAATCCAAAATCCATCGCACCGGAATCTCGCCAACAATCGCCAGCGAACATGACCAAGAGCTTTCTACTATACATGCGCGCCTATTGAAAGACTCATTGTCACAAAAAAGCTATAAACAAGTCGATAAGCTGCAAGAAGTCCCGACTAACAAAACATTCCATCTCCATTTCACACAAAAAATGAACCTTACCGGCACAAACACGTCCAATAAAGTAGAACTCATAAAAGTAGGTGGCGTCGCAGTCCCGATCTCCATCAAACCGAATGGCACGGACATGCTCGACGTCACACCACTCAAACAAATGCAAAAAGGCGGCTCATACTTCCTCGTCGTCCACCCAGGGATCGCTAACGACACCGGCCGGACGACAAAGCAGGGCATCTTTACACCTATCACGGTGAAATAA
- a CDS encoding S-layer homology domain-containing protein — translation MKLKISTALLTTALLLTPAIQPAQAASFTDVPKSHWAHDPIDAISDLGIINGYPDGTYRLNQPVTRAQAAKIVALATKTKPTHDFTPGFKDVTPAHGAFDHIRALTERGIFNNGEAFNPNASLKRGQMAKIIALAYDIKVDDNDLISFSDVKKINGYHSYITTIAELGITTTEQGGEFKPNDPVSRAHMAAFIQRAIEFDTKRKSGEIYYDEAQQKYVEKVYSIPEPPPSQMDESIAAQTINLVNNERLQQNIAPLKHDMSLSTIAQAKADDMAENNYFAHNSPTYGSVGDMLDHFGYEWSGYGENIAKGYTTAETVVEGWMESPGHRANILQPRFTNIGIGYAIDKNGTPYWVHQFSVQ, via the coding sequence ATGAAGCTCAAAATCTCAACTGCACTTCTCACAACAGCACTACTACTCACACCCGCAATCCAACCGGCACAAGCCGCATCATTCACTGATGTCCCGAAATCACATTGGGCACACGATCCGATCGACGCCATCTCGGACCTAGGCATCATCAACGGCTACCCGGACGGCACATACAGACTCAACCAACCCGTAACTCGCGCCCAAGCCGCTAAAATCGTCGCACTCGCAACAAAAACGAAGCCGACACACGACTTCACACCGGGCTTCAAAGACGTCACCCCGGCACATGGCGCATTCGACCACATCCGCGCGCTCACCGAACGCGGCATCTTCAACAACGGCGAAGCGTTCAATCCGAATGCATCACTCAAGCGCGGGCAAATGGCCAAAATCATCGCACTCGCCTACGACATCAAAGTGGACGACAACGACCTGATCTCATTCAGCGACGTCAAAAAAATCAACGGCTACCATAGCTACATAACAACAATTGCCGAACTCGGCATCACAACAACCGAACAAGGCGGTGAATTCAAGCCGAACGATCCCGTATCCCGCGCCCATATGGCCGCCTTCATCCAACGCGCCATCGAATTCGATACTAAACGCAAATCCGGCGAGATCTACTATGACGAAGCCCAGCAAAAATACGTCGAAAAAGTCTACTCCATCCCTGAGCCGCCTCCGAGCCAAATGGACGAGTCGATAGCAGCACAAACCATCAATCTAGTTAACAACGAACGACTACAACAAAATATCGCACCACTCAAACATGACATGTCGCTCTCAACCATCGCCCAAGCGAAAGCCGATGACATGGCAGAGAACAACTACTTCGCCCACAACTCGCCAACATACGGCTCCGTCGGCGACATGCTCGACCACTTCGGCTACGAATGGTCAGGCTACGGTGAAAACATCGCAAAAGGGTACACAACAGCTGAAACCGTCGTCGAAGGCTGGATGGAATCACCCGGCCACCGCGCCAACATCCTCCAACCCCGATTCACCAACATCGGCATTGGCTATGCCATCGACAAAAACGGCACCCCCTACTGGGTCCACCAATTCTCAGTCCAATAA
- a CDS encoding S-layer homology domain-containing protein, producing MANQPTKYRKFVVGAASAALVASAVAPVASAATFSDVSDTNSHKASIDALVAKGVITGYPDGTFKPTQTLKRSDVVKMMGKWLVNTQGYKVPGDYKTNPRFTDLTSASNDELLQYAAVVKDNGVFVGTPDGKLDPNGNITRENMAIVLVRAFDRVHDIDLATYVAGQDFKKDVNDRSSAKAEARPAIDVLDYFDITNPAAPAFNPKGTTNRAQFASFLNKAIETDYSEVATGVVAPGVAAVKAVNATTVEVTFKDAVENVNSLNFTIDGLTVSNAAVKQSDNKTVVLTTAVQEGGKKYTVAVDGKEIGTFEGVSAVIPTKIDITTKSVQGKVGQQAIVSADVGVKQAGIPVTFNVDSQGTSLNKDQVFESVTNADGIATFSYTQYASGTDTVVAYPTGAPSVRSLGYVFWGVDTIINIEEVTTGDTINNGANKTYKVTYKNPTTGNPQSGVTLNVSALENINVTADKAQNVTVNGIEVAQFSNNTVTRAAQIVTDSKGEATFTVSGNHATVTPVVFAATPQYNAGGSLTGYSQAYTASALQARAPKVTFSALQAAYTLEMTREGGEVAAIGDTNGGREYKIVVKDKDGKLAANEIVNVAFNEDLDKVIATRTSAEFIDTSGDDQVFHTGAQAKKITVKTNSKGEATFVVGSSIINDYVTPIAWIDINTANASDAVLDNGEPTAVGPITHFQQEYVEGASLAAYKGTSKTTAFTGVETATFKTAVTNQSGLPYSAGSSIANVTYTVTNTGAEDVLVNDNGNWKIVSPNRSLSVSPNPVANLEVKPRTDSTTSVKVTATGNATYTDSVSNTQKTFAFTAKEATAKFTKVGEVPTSGYTAVITAYDTVNKTITFSGKNPVKYAGEAGRTYVFKGLGGVTIPDGATGFLAILAQNKVTASYTVVDDVVTFAIQAQDSSVGTATNPTVAASASAGTYNVGDTVGITLTFSENVTVTPGSTPPALTLSNGKTATHASTTGNTLVFNYTVAAGDNSASSLTVTGLTRNGATIVGQTTNAPANTSAFTSNLTGVVVSGVAPTATPNLTGGALKATGAQPNTVYLVSTDGTTWTEKTSSSTGELTLAPGTYSVKVKATPTNAESAAQTGLVVTLAPTATPQLVDGTGKLTGGVPNTVYLVSTDGTTWTDATANASGELTLAPGTYSVKVKATSTNAESAAQTGLTVS from the coding sequence ATGGCTAACCAACCAACGAAGTATCGCAAGTTTGTAGTTGGCGCTGCATCAGCTGCCCTAGTAGCATCTGCAGTAGCACCAGTAGCAAGCGCAGCAACATTTTCTGATGTGAGCGACACAAACTCTCACAAAGCATCTATCGACGCACTAGTTGCAAAAGGTGTTATCACAGGATATCCTGACGGCACTTTTAAGCCAACTCAAACATTGAAGCGTTCTGATGTTGTTAAAATGATGGGTAAATGGCTTGTAAATACTCAAGGATACAAAGTACCTGGTGATTACAAAACAAACCCACGTTTCACAGATTTGACTTCTGCTTCTAACGATGAGCTTCTACAATATGCTGCAGTTGTTAAAGATAACGGCGTATTTGTAGGAACTCCAGATGGTAAACTTGATCCGAATGGTAACATCACTCGTGAAAACATGGCGATCGTTCTAGTTCGCGCATTTGACCGCGTACATGACATCGACCTTGCGACATACGTTGCAGGACAAGATTTCAAAAAAGATGTTAACGACCGTTCATCTGCAAAGGCTGAAGCTCGTCCAGCTATCGACGTTCTTGATTACTTCGATATCACGAACCCAGCTGCACCAGCATTCAACCCTAAAGGTACGACAAACCGTGCTCAATTTGCTTCTTTCTTAAACAAAGCAATTGAAACTGACTACTCTGAAGTTGCTACTGGTGTAGTTGCTCCTGGAGTTGCAGCAGTTAAGGCGGTTAACGCTACTACTGTTGAAGTAACTTTCAAAGATGCAGTTGAAAACGTAAACTCTTTGAACTTCACTATCGACGGTTTGACTGTTTCTAACGCAGCAGTTAAACAATCCGACAACAAAACAGTTGTATTGACAACTGCAGTTCAAGAAGGCGGTAAGAAATATACTGTTGCTGTTGACGGAAAAGAAATCGGTACATTCGAAGGCGTTTCAGCTGTAATTCCTACTAAGATTGACATCACAACTAAATCCGTACAAGGTAAAGTTGGACAACAAGCAATCGTATCTGCTGATGTAGGCGTTAAACAAGCAGGGATCCCTGTAACGTTCAACGTCGATTCTCAAGGAACATCTTTGAATAAAGATCAAGTATTTGAATCTGTTACAAACGCAGACGGTATTGCAACATTCTCATACACACAATATGCATCCGGAACTGATACAGTTGTAGCTTATCCTACAGGCGCACCATCTGTACGTAGCCTAGGTTATGTGTTCTGGGGTGTTGATACGATTATCAATATTGAAGAAGTAACTACAGGCGACACTATCAATAATGGCGCTAACAAAACTTATAAAGTTACTTACAAAAACCCGACAACAGGTAATCCACAGTCAGGCGTAACATTAAATGTTTCTGCATTAGAAAACATCAATGTAACTGCTGATAAAGCACAAAATGTAACAGTAAATGGTATTGAAGTTGCGCAATTCAGCAACAACACTGTTACACGTGCAGCACAAATCGTAACTGACTCTAAAGGTGAAGCTACATTCACAGTATCGGGTAACCATGCAACAGTAACACCTGTAGTATTTGCTGCTACTCCACAATACAACGCTGGTGGATCACTAACTGGTTATTCTCAAGCATATACGGCTTCAGCATTACAAGCTAGAGCTCCAAAAGTAACTTTCTCTGCGTTGCAAGCTGCATATACTCTTGAAATGACACGTGAAGGTGGCGAAGTTGCTGCTATCGGTGATACAAACGGTGGTCGTGAGTATAAAATTGTTGTTAAGGATAAAGATGGTAAACTTGCTGCCAATGAAATCGTAAATGTTGCGTTTAACGAGGACTTGGATAAAGTAATCGCAACTCGCACTTCTGCTGAATTCATTGACACATCAGGTGATGATCAAGTATTCCACACAGGCGCACAAGCGAAGAAAATCACTGTGAAAACAAACTCTAAAGGTGAGGCTACATTCGTAGTTGGAAGCAGTATAATTAACGACTATGTAACACCAATTGCTTGGATCGATATCAATACAGCAAATGCTTCTGATGCGGTACTTGATAATGGTGAGCCAACTGCTGTTGGACCAATCACTCACTTCCAACAAGAATATGTTGAAGGTGCTTCTTTAGCAGCTTATAAAGGAACTTCAAAAACAACTGCATTTACGGGTGTTGAAACAGCTACATTCAAAACAGCTGTTACAAACCAAAGTGGGTTACCGTATAGCGCTGGATCTTCAATTGCAAATGTAACATATACTGTTACAAACACAGGTGCAGAAGATGTTCTAGTAAATGATAACGGAAACTGGAAGATCGTATCACCAAATCGTAGTCTCTCAGTATCACCAAATCCAGTTGCTAATCTAGAAGTAAAACCAAGAACTGATTCAACAACTTCAGTTAAAGTAACTGCTACTGGTAATGCTACGTATACGGATTCTGTATCTAACACTCAAAAAACATTTGCATTCACTGCAAAAGAAGCAACAGCTAAATTTACTAAAGTTGGGGAAGTACCAACGTCTGGCTATACAGCTGTAATCACTGCATACGACACTGTTAATAAAACAATTACATTCAGTGGCAAAAACCCAGTGAAATATGCTGGAGAAGCTGGAAGAACTTATGTGTTTAAAGGTTTGGGTGGAGTAACTATTCCTGATGGAGCTACTGGATTCCTAGCAATTCTTGCTCAAAATAAAGTTACAGCATCATATACAGTAGTTGACGATGTAGTAACATTTGCAATTCAAGCACAAGATTCATCAGTTGGAACTGCAACTAACCCTACAGTAGCTGCAAGTGCATCAGCAGGTACTTACAATGTTGGAGATACAGTTGGTATTACATTGACATTCTCTGAAAATGTTACTGTTACTCCTGGATCTACTCCTCCAGCACTAACATTAAGCAATGGTAAAACTGCTACTCATGCATCTACTACAGGTAATACATTAGTATTCAATTACACTGTAGCAGCTGGTGACAATTCTGCTTCGTCATTAACAGTTACTGGTTTAACTAGAAATGGCGCAACTATTGTTGGTCAAACAACAAATGCACCGGCTAATACTTCTGCATTTACATCTAACTTGACTGGTGTAGTAGTATCTGGTGTAGCACCAACAGCAACACCAAACTTAACGGGTGGTGCATTAAAAGCAACTGGTGCTCAACCAAATACTGTATATCTAGTATCAACTGATGGTACTACTTGGACAGAAAAAACGTCTAGTTCTACGGGAGAACTTACTTTAGCTCCTGGAACATATTCAGTTAAAGTTAAAGCAACTCCAACAAATGCAGAATCTGCAGCACAAACTGGTTTAGTAGTAACATTAGCGCCAACAGCAACACCACAATTAGTGGACGGCACAGGTAAACTAACTGGTGGTGTTCCAAATACTGTATATCTAGTATCAACTGACGGTACTACTTGGACAGATGCAACGGCTAACGCTTCTGGAGAACTTACTTTAGCTCCTGGAACATATTCAGTTAAAGTTAAAGCAACTTCAACAAATGCAGAATCTGCAGCACAAACTGGTTTAACAGTTTCTTAA
- a CDS encoding WecB/TagA/CpsF family glycosyltransferase: protein MKETILGVDVNTENYDELIPKLFNNIDAKKKSLIVAINPEKLMKAKDDPALKALLNRAEFQIPDGIGVIIASKIQKGNIQSRVTGVDMMDRIVREAARTGKSIFLYGAKPGVADAAAAKLIETYPDLKVAGTQDGYEKDTSKVIAKINAAQPDILFVAMGSPKQELWIEEHRDNLHPILYQGVGGSFDVLAGNIKRAPAAFQKIGAEWFYRLLLEPSRIKRQMNLPKFLFEIIRQK from the coding sequence ATGAAAGAAACGATACTAGGCGTCGACGTCAATACAGAGAACTACGATGAACTCATCCCGAAACTCTTCAACAACATCGACGCCAAAAAGAAATCATTAATCGTAGCCATCAACCCTGAAAAGTTGATGAAGGCAAAAGACGACCCGGCGCTGAAAGCCTTGCTCAACCGGGCGGAATTCCAGATTCCGGACGGCATTGGCGTCATCATTGCGTCCAAGATCCAAAAAGGCAACATACAATCCCGCGTAACCGGCGTAGACATGATGGACCGAATTGTGAGGGAAGCCGCCCGAACAGGAAAGTCCATCTTCCTCTACGGCGCGAAACCGGGAGTCGCAGATGCGGCAGCTGCTAAACTGATCGAAACCTATCCCGATCTTAAAGTTGCCGGAACACAAGATGGCTATGAAAAGGACACGTCAAAAGTGATTGCAAAAATTAACGCCGCTCAACCCGACATCCTCTTCGTCGCCATGGGATCGCCGAAACAGGAACTATGGATCGAAGAGCATCGCGACAACTTGCACCCGATCCTTTACCAAGGAGTAGGCGGATCATTCGATGTGCTAGCAGGCAACATCAAACGCGCACCAGCCGCATTCCAAAAGATCGGAGCGGAATGGTTTTACCGGCTATTGCTGGAGCCAAGCCGCATCAAACGGCAAATGAACTTGCCAAAATTCCTTTTTGAAATAATTCGCCAAAAATAA